Proteins from a single region of Nitrososphaerota archaeon:
- a CDS encoding alanyl-tRNA editing protein, with the protein MMTRKLYWEDMYLREFEAEAELVDGNRVILDSTAFSPRGGGLVSDVGSLNGARVMEAIKEGDNIIHLLEEPAELRVGDKVHGALDWNRRHRIMRMHTSAHILSAIVNGEAGALITGNQISPDKSRVDFNLENFDRGKMSHYIDRVNEAVRRELDVTTFFMKREEALANPGFVKLANAMPPSLEELRIVQIGDVDTQADGGVHVKNTREIGKVVGLEIDNKGKNNRRLYFGVEP; encoded by the coding sequence ATGATGACCAGGAAGCTGTACTGGGAAGATATGTATCTGCGCGAATTCGAAGCGGAAGCCGAGTTGGTTGATGGCAACAGGGTCATCCTGGATTCGACTGCGTTCAGTCCCAGGGGCGGTGGACTGGTCTCCGACGTGGGGAGCCTGAATGGGGCGAGAGTAATGGAGGCCATAAAGGAGGGGGATAACATCATCCACCTGCTCGAGGAACCTGCGGAACTGCGAGTGGGGGACAAGGTTCACGGCGCCCTGGACTGGAATAGGAGGCACAGGATCATGAGGATGCACACGTCGGCGCACATACTCAGCGCGATAGTCAACGGAGAGGCTGGGGCGCTCATCACTGGCAACCAGATAAGCCCAGACAAGTCGCGGGTCGACTTTAACCTCGAAAATTTTGACAGAGGCAAGATGTCCCACTACATCGACAGGGTCAACGAAGCGGTGAGGAGGGAGCTTGACGTCACGACATTCTTCATGAAAAGGGAGGAAGCCCTGGCCAACCCGGGCTTCGTCAAGCTCGCCAACGCTATGCCTCCGTCGCTGGAGGAACTCCGCATCGTTCAGATAGGCGACGTAGACACACAAGCCGACGGCGGGGTCCATGTGAAGAACACCCGGGAAATCGGGAAGGTAGTCGGCCTTGAAATCGACAACAAGGGGAAAAACAACAGGCGGCTTTACTTCGGGGTAGAGCCCTGA
- a CDS encoding DUF59 domain-containing protein, whose translation MSKIVDPEIGMPIVEMNLIDKLDVKEGEVDVEYHATTQFCPPVFALKISQDLKDSLTQVKGVKSVRVVVTGHYFADAINRQVNKPLTGAEPNPTEQAPKQ comes from the coding sequence ATTTCGAAGATCGTTGACCCCGAGATAGGCATGCCCATAGTCGAGATGAACCTCATTGACAAGCTGGACGTCAAGGAGGGAGAGGTGGACGTCGAATATCATGCGACCACCCAGTTCTGCCCCCCCGTGTTCGCTCTAAAGATTTCTCAGGATTTGAAAGACAGTCTGACGCAAGTGAAGGGAGTGAAGTCTGTGAGGGTCGTGGTCACAGGGCACTACTTCGCTGACGCCATCAATAGACAGGTGAACAAACCGCTCACCGGCGCTGAGCCCAATCCCACAGAACAGGCCCCGAAACAATAG
- a CDS encoding HIT domain-containing protein codes for MATQVGGAGSCIFCQIASKRSPSNIVYEDERYIAFLDIFPFSRGHTLVCPKEHGETIWDMKEGDIAELFQVASKISKAAVAAMEADGFRFVQNNGEAANQVVAHVHVHVIPVKMADKGRFSGRQRFTAAEMDEVARSIRAEMAKV; via the coding sequence GTGGCTACGCAGGTCGGGGGGGCTGGAAGCTGCATTTTTTGTCAAATCGCGTCCAAGCGGTCTCCTTCGAATATCGTGTATGAGGACGAGAGATATATCGCCTTTCTCGACATATTTCCCTTCTCCAGGGGCCACACGCTAGTCTGTCCCAAGGAGCACGGCGAGACAATCTGGGACATGAAGGAGGGCGATATCGCAGAGCTGTTCCAGGTCGCGTCAAAGATCTCGAAGGCCGCGGTGGCGGCCATGGAGGCTGACGGGTTCAGGTTCGTCCAGAACAACGGCGAGGCGGCCAACCAAGTGGTCGCCCATGTGCACGTGCACGTGATCCCAGTCAAGATGGCGGACAAAGGGAGGTTCTCAGGAAGGCAGCGCTTCACGGCTGCCGAGATGGATGAGGTGGCGCGGTCGATTCGGGCCGAGATGGCGAAGGTCTAG
- a CDS encoding O-methyltransferase — protein MTPEQLLKSIEDAAPVKGWPIIGPKRGILLDEVVAAHRPSSILEVGTNVGYSAVRMARHLDARGKLTCVEIREDMARAARSNFENAGLSDRIEVVVGDALRVLPTLDGRLDMVFLDAVKEDYLTYLNSVERLLHKGSVVVADNVKSHAAEVGPYLEYVRESGQYRSAYREAPSNWGTDAGDAVEISVRL, from the coding sequence GTGACGCCAGAGCAGCTCCTGAAGTCCATTGAAGATGCTGCCCCTGTAAAGGGGTGGCCCATCATAGGCCCGAAGAGGGGCATTCTGCTCGACGAGGTAGTCGCGGCTCACAGGCCGTCCTCCATACTGGAGGTCGGCACCAACGTAGGCTACAGCGCAGTCAGGATGGCGAGGCACCTAGACGCAAGGGGCAAGCTCACCTGCGTAGAAATCCGGGAAGACATGGCTAGGGCCGCGCGGTCCAACTTCGAGAATGCAGGACTCTCTGACAGAATCGAGGTGGTCGTAGGCGATGCACTGAGGGTACTCCCAACGCTGGATGGGAGGCTCGACATGGTCTTTCTCGACGCAGTAAAGGAGGACTATCTCACTTACTTGAATTCTGTTGAACGACTGCTGCACAAGGGGAGCGTGGTGGTCGCCGATAACGTGAAGTCCCACGCCGCCGAGGTCGGACCCTATCTGGAGTACGTAAGGGAGTCGGGACAATACAGGAGCGCCTACAGGGAGGCGCCGTCTAACTGGGGAACCGACGCCGGGGACGCCGTGGAAATCAGCGTCAGGCTCTGA
- a CDS encoding TIGR03617 family F420-dependent LLM class oxidoreductase, whose amino-acid sequence MKIDAEVQVGAPSEAAELSKRAEEYGFDCFWVNETKHDPFIQLSLAAQSTRRISLGTSIALAFTRSPTTLAYTAWDLQSLSAGRLILGLGSQVKGHIERRFGMKWDAPAPKMKDEVLAMKAVWESWQEGKTLGYHGRYFRLDLMTPFFNPGPVEHPEIPVYVAGVNPVMCRIAGEIAEGLHVHPLHTVRYLNEVVSPALEAGAAKTGRRGRAAAAASVFAAVGETREEIRSVREAYRGQISFYASTRSYRRVMELHGWGDVCDRLHGLSTRGDWGKMPSEITDDILNEFVVEGTWDDIGRTVRGRYENILDRVRLYLPFDGSENWKRVVRGFRA is encoded by the coding sequence TTGAAGATAGACGCCGAGGTGCAAGTAGGGGCGCCCTCGGAGGCAGCAGAGCTGTCGAAGAGGGCTGAGGAGTACGGATTCGATTGCTTCTGGGTGAACGAGACGAAGCACGACCCGTTCATCCAGCTCTCGCTCGCTGCCCAGTCGACTCGGAGGATTTCCCTCGGGACCTCCATAGCCCTCGCCTTCACGAGGAGCCCCACCACCCTGGCATACACCGCCTGGGACCTCCAGAGCTTGTCGGCCGGGAGGCTGATACTGGGACTTGGTAGTCAGGTGAAGGGACATATCGAAAGGAGGTTCGGGATGAAGTGGGATGCTCCCGCCCCGAAAATGAAAGACGAAGTCCTCGCAATGAAGGCGGTTTGGGAGAGTTGGCAGGAAGGGAAGACGCTCGGTTACCACGGCAGATACTTCAGGCTAGATCTGATGACCCCTTTCTTCAACCCCGGCCCGGTGGAGCACCCCGAGATACCTGTCTACGTCGCAGGGGTCAACCCGGTGATGTGCAGGATCGCAGGGGAGATTGCGGAGGGGCTCCACGTGCATCCTCTGCACACCGTAAGATACCTGAACGAGGTGGTGAGTCCCGCGCTGGAGGCCGGGGCGGCCAAGACAGGACGGAGAGGGCGGGCCGCGGCTGCGGCTTCGGTGTTCGCTGCAGTAGGTGAAACAAGAGAAGAGATACGGAGTGTCAGGGAAGCATACAGAGGACAGATATCATTCTATGCGTCAACGCGGAGCTACAGGCGCGTCATGGAACTGCACGGGTGGGGAGACGTCTGCGACAGACTCCATGGGCTTTCGACCAGGGGGGATTGGGGTAAGATGCCGTCAGAAATCACGGATGACATCCTGAACGAGTTCGTGGTGGAAGGAACATGGGACGACATCGGGAGGACGGTTAGAGGCAGATATGAGAACATCCTAGACAGGGTTAGGCTATACCTTCCCTTCGACGGAAGCGAAAACTGGAAGCGGGTGGTACGGGGGTTCAGAGCCTGA